The following proteins are encoded in a genomic region of [Eubacterium] hominis:
- a CDS encoding ankyrin repeat domain-containing protein: MRLFTMLKNQKKETISKNHWEDDFVLALPENIKEYILIILAFDSTIPVLFEINYKTFHLSKALSNDLCESFMPYFSSLKRSGLHIYKYHTQILVDSKYIEMDKLPLHYHQTCKLIISKEYNLMYYDKEIEKKKRDILKQSLVYACYLNDTSKILKLLDKASNKQLNMKYECHGTPLGLCAENDNLIAFKAICEKGADLNKKSLISTPLEIAFDTSPDIVHHIYEHHYHQFVSEVKRKGFPIARRNKDISIFNYIKNLGCDMVCENSEYPPLHLFVECDNTIGIQYLADEGINLNLKNKKNQTALDRAKQLDRKKSVALLEKLLNTSK; encoded by the coding sequence ATGCGTTTATTCACAATGTTAAAAAATCAGAAAAAGGAAACAATTTCAAAAAATCATTGGGAAGATGATTTTGTTCTAGCATTGCCTGAAAATATAAAAGAATATATCTTAATAATCTTGGCTTTTGATAGTACTATCCCTGTTTTATTTGAAATAAATTATAAAACGTTTCATTTATCTAAAGCTTTATCTAATGATTTATGTGAATCATTTATGCCTTATTTTTCATCATTAAAAAGATCTGGGCTACATATTTATAAATATCACACCCAAATATTGGTGGATTCAAAATATATCGAGATGGATAAATTGCCACTACATTATCATCAAACTTGTAAGCTTATTATATCAAAGGAATACAATTTAATGTATTATGATAAAGAAATTGAAAAAAAGAAAAGAGATATTTTAAAGCAATCATTGGTATATGCTTGTTATTTAAATGACACCAGTAAAATTTTAAAATTATTAGACAAAGCCTCTAACAAGCAACTAAATATGAAATATGAATGTCATGGAACACCCCTTGGCTTATGTGCAGAAAACGATAATCTGATTGCTTTTAAAGCAATATGTGAAAAAGGAGCAGATCTTAATAAAAAATCTTTAATATCGACTCCTTTAGAAATAGCATTCGATACTTCGCCAGATATAGTACATCATATCTATGAGCATCATTATCATCAATTTGTTAGCGAAGTTAAAAGAAAAGGTTTTCCTATAGCAAGAAGGAATAAAGATATCAGTATATTTAATTACATAAAAAATCTTGGTTGTGATATGGTATGTGAAAATTCTGAATATCCACCATTACATCTATTTGTAGAATGTGATAACACAATAGGTATTCAATATCTTGCTGATGAAGGAATCAATCTTAATTTAAAAAACAAAAAGAATCAAACTGCCTTGGATAGGGCAAAACAATTAGATAGAAAAAAGTCTGTAGCATTATTAGAAAAGTTATTAAATACAAGCAAATAA
- a CDS encoding PTS sugar transporter subunit IIB, producing the protein MNVLLVCSGGVSASIFMKKLKQMAEEKKIKFQLKACSLSSVTNTDILLLSPQVAYAKRQLQVYVEDEAHLIQINNFDYASLNTNNVLNEIMNIYTKDMGCK; encoded by the coding sequence ATGAATGTATTATTAGTATGCAGTGGTGGTGTCAGTGCATCAATTTTTATGAAAAAGTTAAAACAGATGGCTGAAGAAAAAAAGATAAAGTTTCAATTGAAGGCATGCAGTTTATCAAGTGTAACCAATACAGATATTCTCTTGTTGAGTCCACAGGTTGCCTATGCGAAAAGACAATTACAAGTATATGTAGAAGATGAGGCACATTTGATTCAAATCAATAATTTTGATTACGCATCACTTAATACAAACAATGTCTTAAATGAAATCATGAATATCTACACAAAAGATATGGGGTGTAAATGA
- the rhaB gene encoding rhamnulokinase, which yields MQYYLGIDIGASSGRHMLGHMENNKIVLEEIYRFENKICRIHEKDCWDIDYLFNEVVKGIKECVRIGKVPVSLSIDTWACDFVLVDDKGNRLCDCVSYRDDWVEGMMEEAFTKMDKRTLYEKTGIQFQKFNTLYQLMALQKENPNILKKAKHFLMVPDYLVYRLTSVFTNEYTNASTTQMVNVHTQTWDKEILHTFHLPSDIFHEFMKPGQVIGGLCEDIQKEVGCNMNVIACATHDTASAYSVVKRRNEAILSSGTWSLLGTILDKPMTCVQAMELNFTNEGAYDGCYRFLKNIMGLWMIQEVRHCLNDEYTFQELVDLAKASDCEPSIINVNDTCFLHPENMIKAIQNYCEKHHENIPKTPGEIAKCVYHSLAVSYREALEELSSLCGKKFDTIHIVGGGCKNTLLNELIEEYTKTTVITGPDEASVLGNIMIQMGGK from the coding sequence ATGCAATATTATTTGGGCATTGATATAGGCGCAAGTAGTGGCAGACATATGCTTGGACATATGGAAAACAACAAGATTGTGTTAGAAGAAATCTATCGGTTTGAAAATAAAATATGTAGGATACATGAAAAGGATTGCTGGGACATTGATTATTTATTCAATGAAGTAGTAAAAGGAATCAAAGAATGTGTGAGAATAGGAAAGGTACCAGTTTCTTTGTCTATTGATACCTGGGCATGTGATTTTGTATTGGTAGATGATAAAGGCAATCGTTTGTGTGATTGTGTCAGTTATCGTGATGATTGGGTAGAAGGTATGATGGAAGAAGCTTTCACAAAAATGGATAAAAGAACTCTTTATGAAAAAACAGGCATCCAATTTCAGAAATTCAATACATTATATCAATTAATGGCATTACAGAAAGAAAATCCAAATATCTTAAAAAAAGCGAAACACTTTTTGATGGTACCTGATTATTTGGTTTATCGTTTAACAAGCGTATTTACCAATGAATATACCAATGCATCGACAACACAAATGGTTAATGTACATACACAGACATGGGATAAGGAAATATTACATACATTTCATTTACCAAGTGATATCTTCCATGAGTTTATGAAACCTGGACAGGTTATTGGTGGATTATGTGAAGATATACAAAAAGAAGTTGGTTGTAATATGAATGTGATTGCCTGTGCAACACATGATACTGCAAGTGCATATAGTGTGGTAAAAAGGCGTAATGAGGCGATTTTATCAAGTGGAACATGGAGCCTTCTTGGAACTATTTTAGATAAACCAATGACTTGTGTACAAGCAATGGAACTTAATTTCACCAATGAAGGTGCATATGATGGATGCTATCGTTTTTTGAAAAATATTATGGGATTATGGATGATTCAGGAAGTACGCCATTGTCTAAATGATGAATATACATTTCAGGAATTGGTTGATTTGGCAAAAGCCAGTGATTGTGAACCATCTATTATTAACGTGAATGATACTTGTTTTCTGCATCCTGAAAATATGATAAAGGCAATACAAAACTATTGTGAGAAGCATCATGAGAATATTCCAAAAACGCCTGGTGAAATCGCGAAGTGTGTGTATCATTCTTTAGCTGTTTCCTATCGTGAGGCATTAGAAGAACTATCTTCTTTATGTGGAAAAAAGTTTGATACAATTCATATTGTTGGTGGCGGATGTAAGAATACCTTGTTAAATGAATTGATTGAAGAATATACAAAAACAACCGTAATCACAGGCCCGGATGAGGCAAGTGTATTAGGAAATATCATGATACAAATGGGAGGAAAATAA
- a CDS encoding DUF308 domain-containing protein encodes MDVFRKNRINTIVQMTLWLIMGLVLFITNHATGRVYCTVLGIVLIVQGFPQLIFFILERKRYLYSFMMLVFGFFTCIFGVLEIKTIEEAELWLPLIVSCMTLIHGFKEILMVFYIHRQNNPFWRYFLNLAIVTIAFAIIMIIYTMMSRGNDLRLIGSVMIIDSMIEGCIWYIGEKKAD; translated from the coding sequence ATGGATGTTTTTCGTAAGAATCGTATCAATACGATCGTTCAAATGACCTTATGGCTGATTATGGGACTGGTATTGTTTATCACAAATCATGCGACAGGCAGAGTATACTGTACGGTTTTAGGGATTGTATTGATTGTGCAGGGATTTCCCCAGCTGATATTTTTTATACTTGAAAGAAAAAGATATTTATATAGCTTCATGATGCTTGTTTTTGGTTTCTTTACATGTATTTTTGGTGTGTTGGAAATCAAAACAATCGAAGAAGCAGAACTATGGCTTCCTTTGATTGTATCCTGTATGACATTAATTCATGGCTTTAAAGAAATATTGATGGTTTTTTATATCCATCGGCAGAACAACCCTTTCTGGCGATATTTTCTGAATTTAGCTATTGTGACCATTGCATTTGCAATCATTATGATTATTTACACCATGATGAGCCGTGGAAATGATTTACGACTCATTGGAAGTGTGATGATCATAGATTCCATGATAGAAGGATGTATCTGGTACATTGGAGAAAAGAAAGCTGATTAG
- a CDS encoding glycoside hydrolase family 2, producing the protein MENYYQKVMNGTYQNHVLPFLWQKGESKEIIEEYLIKMKESDIHEVCLESRPHPEFCEEGWWNDLAFIIEKCKELDMKIWLLDDSHFPTGYANGWIKEKYPQYRKTVLTHRIFDIIGPQKQASIYLKNMFDPTEIFYDAVWIQDNEVKHLSYTKDEDTIYFDAPKGHSQICVIFTSRQSGFRDEYINMVDKNSCNVLIQAVYEPHYEHFKEEFGKTILGFFSDEPGFMNEKGINADSIIGKENMVLPWSKELERRLKDAFKEDYITLLPLLWMEHKDAACVRHTYMDIATTLYKECFDENLGTWCREHGVMHIGHVIEDKDSHARLGVGAGHYFRALAGQDMAGVDIVINQLVPGMDEGYHSYGRGKWDIEFFNYVLAKLGSSLAHIDPVKKGRCMAEVFGAFGWHEGLKEMKWIADHFLVRGVNYFVPHAFSQAEFPDIDCPPHFYAHGYNPQFRFFGSLMRYLNQMGSLLSEGTTHPTAAILYHADGEWCGNYMPIQKVAKELSRHQIDFDFVPVDIFTDKTRYHTVLDEVGLHVNGITYACFIMPYQEYIGKALNEFLNQTKNYQYPVYVIAQLPAYMYDCKEPVMELNHIHVVKLDELCEKLHKENLYDIKTETYEPWLRFYHYTKNGEEYYMFVNEHPKLNIQTKIPGLKGRQIDFYTNESKAFDETLSLPSYGSIIIVEGQSDKTYMDKHSYKVLDGTWKISYASSKQYPIFTDEKEITEFRDVSKTLYPYKCGTFRYEKDFICEEELDDALLYIEDAYETVQVFLDQKDLGYRITPPYQFPIEALSEGIHHLAIEVTNTLDKEIHDMFSLTETQEPSGIIGTVEIRK; encoded by the coding sequence ATGGAAAATTATTATCAAAAAGTTATGAATGGTACTTATCAAAATCACGTATTGCCTTTTCTTTGGCAAAAAGGAGAATCAAAAGAAATTATAGAAGAGTATTTAATCAAAATGAAAGAAAGTGACATACATGAAGTCTGTTTAGAATCACGCCCACATCCTGAATTCTGTGAAGAAGGTTGGTGGAATGATTTAGCTTTCATCATTGAAAAATGCAAAGAATTGGATATGAAAATCTGGTTATTGGACGATAGTCACTTTCCAACAGGTTATGCCAATGGATGGATTAAAGAAAAGTATCCCCAATATCGAAAGACAGTATTAACACATCGTATATTTGATATAATCGGACCCCAGAAGCAGGCCTCTATATATCTAAAAAATATGTTTGATCCTACAGAAATATTTTATGATGCTGTATGGATACAAGATAATGAAGTAAAACATCTCTCCTATACAAAAGATGAAGATACGATTTACTTTGATGCTCCAAAAGGACATTCACAAATCTGTGTGATCTTCACAAGCAGACAAAGCGGTTTTCGTGATGAATATATCAATATGGTAGATAAAAATTCTTGTAATGTGTTAATTCAAGCTGTATATGAACCACATTATGAGCATTTTAAAGAAGAATTCGGTAAAACGATATTAGGCTTTTTCAGTGATGAACCAGGCTTTATGAATGAAAAGGGAATTAATGCAGATAGTATCATAGGAAAAGAAAATATGGTACTGCCATGGTCTAAAGAATTAGAAAGAAGATTGAAAGATGCTTTTAAAGAAGATTATATAACATTGCTTCCTCTTTTATGGATGGAACATAAAGATGCAGCGTGTGTACGTCATACCTATATGGATATCGCCACAACCCTGTACAAAGAATGCTTTGATGAAAATTTAGGAACATGGTGCAGAGAACATGGTGTGATGCACATTGGCCATGTTATTGAAGATAAAGATTCTCATGCTCGTTTGGGTGTAGGTGCTGGACATTATTTTCGTGCTTTAGCTGGACAGGATATGGCTGGTGTAGATATTGTGATTAATCAGCTTGTACCAGGAATGGATGAAGGCTATCATAGCTATGGAAGAGGAAAATGGGATATTGAATTTTTCAATTATGTACTTGCCAAACTTGGAAGTTCTTTAGCTCATATTGATCCTGTCAAAAAAGGAAGATGCATGGCTGAAGTATTTGGTGCTTTTGGATGGCATGAAGGCTTAAAAGAAATGAAATGGATTGCAGATCATTTTCTAGTACGAGGTGTAAATTACTTTGTGCCACATGCTTTTTCACAAGCAGAATTTCCAGATATAGATTGTCCACCACACTTCTATGCACATGGATATAATCCACAATTTCGCTTTTTTGGTTCTCTTATGCGTTATCTAAATCAAATGGGAAGCTTATTAAGCGAGGGAACCACACATCCTACTGCTGCTATCTTATATCACGCAGATGGAGAATGGTGTGGAAATTATATGCCAATCCAAAAGGTTGCGAAAGAATTAAGCAGACATCAGATAGATTTTGATTTTGTGCCTGTGGATATCTTTACAGACAAAACACGCTATCATACAGTGTTAGATGAAGTTGGACTGCATGTAAATGGGATAACCTATGCGTGTTTCATTATGCCTTATCAAGAATACATAGGAAAGGCTTTAAATGAGTTCCTTAACCAAACAAAAAATTATCAATATCCTGTATATGTCATTGCTCAGTTGCCGGCATATATGTATGATTGTAAAGAGCCGGTAATGGAATTGAACCATATACATGTTGTAAAACTGGATGAGTTATGTGAAAAACTTCATAAAGAAAATCTGTATGATATAAAAACTGAAACATATGAACCATGGCTTCGCTTTTATCATTATACAAAAAACGGAGAAGAATATTATATGTTTGTGAACGAGCATCCAAAACTTAATATTCAGACAAAAATACCAGGATTAAAAGGACGTCAGATTGATTTTTATACCAATGAAAGCAAGGCATTCGATGAAACCTTATCTTTACCTTCCTATGGATCTATCATCATTGTGGAAGGACAATCAGATAAAACATATATGGATAAACATTCCTACAAGGTATTGGATGGTACATGGAAAATCAGTTATGCTTCCAGTAAACAGTATCCAATATTCACAGATGAAAAAGAAATTACTGAATTTAGGGATGTATCAAAAACATTGTATCCATATAAATGTGGAACATTCCGATATGAGAAGGATTTTATCTGTGAGGAAGAATTAGATGATGCCTTGTTGTATATTGAAGATGCTTATGAAACTGTACAGGTATTCTTAGATCAAAAGGATTTAGGATATCGCATTACGCCACCTTATCAATTTCCAATTGAGGCACTTTCAGAAGGTATACATCATTTAGCAATCGAAGTCACAAATACATTAGATAAGGAAATTCATGATATGTTTTCACTAACAGAAACACAAGAGCCAAGTGGTATTATAGGTACTGTAGAGATAAGAAAATAA
- a CDS encoding L-rhamnose isomerase, which yields MNEAYERAKQTYASYGVDVEKALKILENIKISMHCWQGDDVHGFDQSGPLSGGIATTGNYPGRATTSEELMQDMEMALSLIPGKHKINLHASYAIFEDGEIVDRDAIKPKHFQKWVDFAKKHQLGIDFNPTLFSHPKAEKATLSSIDEDIRKFWIQHCQVCIRISEYFAQETGQPCVMNIWIPDGLKDIPADRLGPRKRFKDSLDEILSIPYDHELVYVTLESKVFGIGMESYTVGSSEFCINYVNEKHLTPLMDNGHYHPMEYVSDKISAMLLFHEHLALHVTRPVRWDSDHVVLLDDETKEIAKEIIRNGALDRVFIALDYFDASINRIAAWVIGMQNMQKALLQALLMPHDLMKKMQDKEDFTGLMVLQEQMKSMPFYDIWQQFLNTYDMDECWYEEVQAYEKNVLRKRGV from the coding sequence ATGAATGAAGCTTATGAAAGAGCAAAACAAACATATGCATCTTATGGTGTAGATGTAGAAAAAGCATTAAAAATATTAGAAAATATAAAAATTAGTATGCATTGTTGGCAAGGAGATGATGTACATGGATTCGATCAGAGTGGACCACTTAGTGGAGGGATTGCGACAACTGGTAATTATCCTGGAAGAGCAACTACTTCTGAAGAATTAATGCAGGATATGGAGATGGCATTATCTTTGATACCAGGCAAACACAAAATTAATTTACACGCCAGTTATGCGATTTTTGAAGATGGAGAGATAGTGGATCGGGATGCAATCAAACCAAAACATTTCCAAAAGTGGGTGGATTTTGCGAAGAAACATCAATTAGGTATTGATTTTAATCCAACCTTGTTTTCTCATCCAAAAGCAGAAAAAGCCACATTGTCATCTATAGATGAAGATATTAGAAAATTCTGGATACAGCACTGTCAGGTATGTATTCGTATATCTGAGTATTTTGCACAAGAAACAGGACAGCCATGTGTGATGAATATCTGGATTCCGGATGGTTTAAAAGATATACCTGCAGATCGTTTAGGACCAAGAAAACGTTTTAAAGATTCCCTAGATGAAATACTTTCCATCCCTTATGATCATGAACTTGTGTATGTAACACTTGAATCAAAAGTATTTGGCATAGGCATGGAATCCTATACAGTGGGATCATCAGAATTCTGTATCAATTATGTAAATGAAAAACATTTAACACCACTCATGGATAATGGACATTATCATCCTATGGAATATGTTTCTGATAAAATAAGTGCAATGCTGCTTTTCCATGAACATCTTGCTTTGCATGTGACACGCCCTGTGCGCTGGGATAGTGATCATGTTGTTTTATTAGATGATGAAACAAAAGAAATTGCTAAAGAAATTATAAGAAATGGAGCACTAGATCGTGTATTTATTGCTTTAGATTATTTTGACGCTAGCATTAATCGTATAGCAGCGTGGGTAATTGGTATGCAAAATATGCAGAAAGCATTGCTTCAGGCTTTACTGATGCCACATGATTTGATGAAGAAAATGCAGGATAAAGAAGATTTTACTGGATTGATGGTATTACAGGAACAAATGAAGAGCATGCCATTCTATGATATTTGGCAGCAGTTTTTAAATACATATGATATGGATGAATGCTGGTATGAAGAAGTACAGGCTTATGAAAAAAACGTATTAAGAAAGCGAGGAGTATAA
- the rhaD gene encoding rhamnulose-1-phosphate aldolase, giving the protein MNVMDTDFFKKYIDMADDGDRMGWHERNGGNFTYWIKQEEIESIRDELSKEGKWMPIGTCVKDLAKEYFLISGTGKYFHNMKKDPMHTVGIIEIDETGEQYRICWGLLDGGKPTSEMPTHLMNLEVRKNMTNSEERVIYHAHCPNLIALTFLLPLKDEVFTRELWEMMTECPVIFPEGVGVVKWMVPGGKDIAVATSKKMENYRAVIWAHHGLFCSGIDFDSTFGLMHTIEKSAEIYIKVHSVQTKKAQSITPDDFRQLAKEFHVTLNERFLYEK; this is encoded by the coding sequence ATGAATGTAATGGATACAGATTTTTTTAAGAAATATATAGATATGGCAGATGATGGAGATCGAATGGGATGGCATGAAAGAAATGGTGGGAATTTTACTTATTGGATCAAGCAAGAAGAAATAGAAAGTATCAGGGATGAATTATCAAAAGAAGGAAAATGGATGCCAATTGGTACTTGTGTAAAAGATTTAGCAAAGGAATATTTTTTGATTTCGGGTACAGGCAAATATTTTCACAATATGAAAAAAGATCCCATGCATACGGTAGGAATTATTGAGATTGATGAAACAGGAGAACAGTATCGTATTTGTTGGGGATTATTAGATGGTGGAAAACCAACCAGTGAGATGCCAACGCATTTAATGAATCTGGAAGTAAGAAAAAACATGACAAACAGTGAAGAACGTGTAATCTATCATGCACATTGCCCGAATTTGATTGCGCTAACGTTTTTATTGCCTTTAAAGGATGAGGTATTCACAAGAGAATTATGGGAAATGATGACAGAATGCCCTGTGATTTTTCCAGAAGGTGTTGGCGTTGTGAAATGGATGGTACCAGGTGGAAAAGATATTGCAGTTGCGACAAGTAAAAAAATGGAAAACTATCGTGCAGTGATCTGGGCACATCATGGGTTGTTTTGTAGTGGAATAGATTTTGACAGTACCTTTGGATTAATGCATACAATTGAAAAAAGCGCAGAGATTTATATCAAAGTACATAGCGTACAAACAAAAAAAGCACAAAGCATTACACCAGATGATTTTCGTCAATTGGCAAAAGAATTTCATGTGACATTAAATGAACGTTTCCTTTATGAAAAATAG
- a CDS encoding helix-turn-helix transcriptional regulator has product MKKEILKKLYAHTEEETDILNGRNTVDQNIYTDDKNFVIDRDKFLLPEQMISVRKHTRFIDFPLHKHNYIELQYVYKGNLTQVIDGKEITMKEGELMMLNQVISHEIKAAGEDDIIINFIVKPEFFQYIFSLADIDNVIFNFIMSTIYSNSTKGEYLYYKVSDKGSIKANMEKIIMELYEPNITSSISIKLLVGLLLVNLIKHSDDIEVYSADNYEKKLSLDILKYIDEHYEEGSLAAISEQLNQPDYKICRIVKKYTGVTFKQLVQETRLNKAADLLMRTSLAVTDIMQAVGYENITYFYKIFKEKYTMTPHEYRKMIEQEHYQTN; this is encoded by the coding sequence ATGAAAAAAGAAATACTAAAGAAATTATACGCACACACAGAAGAAGAAACTGATATTTTGAATGGAAGGAATACTGTAGATCAAAATATTTATACGGATGATAAAAACTTTGTAATCGATCGAGATAAATTTCTATTACCAGAACAAATGATCAGTGTTAGAAAACATACACGTTTTATTGATTTTCCTCTACATAAACATAATTATATTGAATTGCAATATGTCTATAAAGGTAATTTAACACAGGTGATTGATGGAAAAGAAATCACAATGAAAGAGGGGGAATTGATGATGCTAAATCAAGTCATCTCTCATGAAATAAAAGCAGCAGGGGAAGATGATATCATTATCAATTTTATTGTGAAACCAGAATTCTTTCAGTATATCTTTTCTTTGGCAGATATTGACAATGTTATTTTTAATTTTATTATGAGTACCATCTATTCCAATTCTACTAAAGGCGAGTACTTGTATTATAAAGTATCAGATAAGGGTTCTATCAAAGCAAATATGGAAAAAATCATCATGGAATTATATGAACCAAATATTACAAGCAGTATTTCCATAAAACTATTAGTTGGATTGTTGTTGGTTAACCTCATTAAACATAGTGATGATATCGAAGTATATTCTGCAGATAATTATGAAAAGAAATTAAGCCTGGATATCTTAAAGTATATTGATGAACATTATGAAGAGGGTAGTCTTGCGGCAATCAGTGAACAATTGAACCAGCCAGATTACAAGATCTGTAGAATAGTAAAAAAATATACTGGTGTTACGTTTAAACAACTGGTACAGGAAACAAGATTAAATAAAGCTGCTGATTTATTAATGCGAACAAGTTTGGCGGTTACGGATATTATGCAGGCGGTTGGATATGAAAATATCACGTATTTCTATAAGATTTTCAAAGAGAAATATACAATGACACCACATGAGTATCGTAAAATGATTGAACAAGAGCATTATCAAACAAACTAG
- a CDS encoding PTS transporter subunit EIIC, whose amino-acid sequence MAKKQDYTQLAKEVVEAVGGKENIISVTNCMTRLRFVLKDDNIPSEEQVKAIKGVKGVMNKGGQYQVIIGTHVCEVIKDVKMVAGLGDEAPVKTDDGKKDTLFNRFFKTISGCIMPMIGPMIAGGILKGILTIFVTVGMLTKDSGTYQLLYAAADALLYFMPIVVGFSAGKVFGCNPYVTATIGAALVYPSLVTAVSGETALTFLGLPITAATYSNTLFPILLASYVASLIEKGAKRIIPQMIQLMIVPLIVLAITVPLSWLAIGPVMNMVSEVLSSTVLGIFNFSPLLGGILFGAFWQLMVLLGLHAAFVPVLINNIVTLGADPINAVLGLTVWALAGVSLGYALKVKDAEKRAVGFSGMASCLCGVTEPTIYTIALPQIKCFAAAWIGGGISGGILAALGAKMYSMGGDGLFRIPSMINPAGMDISFYGFIACALVAFGVAAALSYILADPNK is encoded by the coding sequence ATGGCAAAGAAACAGGATTATACACAGCTTGCAAAAGAAGTGGTGGAAGCAGTTGGTGGAAAAGAAAATATCATAAGTGTTACTAATTGTATGACACGTTTACGTTTTGTGTTAAAGGATGACAACATTCCTTCAGAAGAACAAGTCAAAGCAATTAAAGGTGTCAAAGGTGTGATGAATAAAGGTGGTCAATATCAGGTGATCATTGGAACACATGTTTGTGAAGTAATTAAAGATGTAAAAATGGTTGCTGGTTTAGGTGATGAAGCACCGGTAAAAACTGATGATGGTAAAAAAGATACCTTGTTTAATAGATTCTTTAAGACAATTAGTGGATGCATTATGCCAATGATTGGGCCAATGATTGCAGGAGGTATTTTAAAGGGTATTTTGACGATTTTTGTGACAGTTGGGATGTTAACAAAAGACAGTGGTACATATCAATTACTCTATGCGGCAGCAGATGCATTATTATATTTCATGCCGATCGTTGTAGGATTCAGTGCTGGTAAAGTGTTTGGCTGTAATCCATATGTAACAGCAACAATCGGAGCTGCTTTGGTATATCCAAGCTTAGTTACAGCAGTATCAGGTGAAACAGCTTTAACGTTTCTAGGTCTACCTATTACAGCAGCAACATATTCTAATACATTATTCCCAATACTGTTGGCTTCTTATGTTGCCAGTCTGATTGAAAAAGGCGCAAAAAGGATTATACCACAAATGATTCAGTTGATGATCGTTCCTTTAATTGTATTAGCAATCACTGTACCATTGAGTTGGTTGGCTATTGGTCCTGTAATGAATATGGTATCTGAAGTATTAAGTTCAACTGTATTAGGTATCTTCAATTTCAGTCCATTGCTAGGTGGTATTTTGTTTGGGGCATTCTGGCAGTTGATGGTATTACTAGGATTACATGCAGCATTTGTTCCTGTATTAATCAATAATATTGTTACATTAGGCGCTGATCCAATCAACGCAGTATTAGGACTTACTGTTTGGGCACTTGCAGGTGTATCTTTAGGATATGCTTTAAAAGTAAAGGATGCAGAAAAGCGTGCTGTTGGTTTCAGTGGTATGGCATCATGTCTGTGTGGTGTAACTGAACCAACTATTTATACCATTGCATTACCTCAAATCAAATGTTTTGCGGCAGCATGGATCGGTGGAGGAATCTCTGGTGGTATACTTGCGGCATTAGGCGCTAAAATGTATTCCATGGGTGGAGATGGTTTATTCCGTATACCATCTATGATCAATCCAGCTGGTATGGATATTAGTTTCTATGGATTTATTGCTTGTGCACTTGTAGCATTTGGTGTTGCGGCAGCTCTATCATACATCTTAGCTGATCCAAATAAATAA